One Deltaproteobacteria bacterium genomic region harbors:
- a CDS encoding enoyl-CoA hydratase/isomerase family protein, whose amino-acid sequence MPRKEILVESSGGVCTITLNRPESMNSLSLPVLEALASTVRELSTDRSTRVVVVTGAGEKAFCSGADLKERETLSPDQVRRFITTIRNTFTAIEGLPQPVIAAVNGLALGGGTELLLACDLRVASETATFGLTEVRLAIIPGAGGTQRLPRLIGKGRAKELILTGRRIGAGEALSIGLVNRVVPAKELPASTMELAGQMLEAGPIALRQAKRTINEGCETDLASALALETAAYEAVIPTKDRMEGLAAFREKRKPVYRGE is encoded by the coding sequence ATGCCCCGCAAGGAGATCCTCGTCGAGTCGTCGGGGGGGGTCTGCACGATCACGCTCAACCGGCCGGAGAGCATGAACTCCCTGAGTCTGCCGGTCCTCGAGGCGCTGGCGTCCACCGTGCGGGAGCTGTCCACCGACCGCTCCACGCGGGTGGTGGTCGTGACCGGCGCCGGGGAGAAGGCGTTCTGCTCCGGGGCGGACCTCAAGGAGCGCGAGACGCTTTCGCCCGACCAGGTCCGCCGCTTCATCACGACGATCCGGAACACCTTCACCGCCATCGAGGGGCTTCCGCAGCCGGTGATCGCCGCCGTGAACGGGCTGGCGCTGGGGGGCGGGACCGAACTCCTGCTGGCGTGCGACTTGAGGGTCGCATCCGAAACGGCGACGTTCGGGCTCACGGAAGTGCGGCTGGCGATCATCCCGGGAGCGGGCGGAACCCAGCGGCTGCCCCGCCTGATCGGGAAGGGGCGCGCCAAGGAACTGATCCTCACCGGCCGCCGGATCGGGGCCGGGGAAGCGCTCTCCATCGGGCTGGTGAACCGGGTCGTCCCGGCCAAGGAGCTTCCGGCATCCACGATGGAGCTGGCGGGGCAGATGCTCGAGGCCGGGCCCATCGCCCTGCGGCAGGCGAAGCGGACGATCAACGAAGGGTGCGAGACCGATCTGGCCAGCGCTCTCGCGCTGGAGACGGCTGCGTACGAAGCGGTCATCCCGACGAAGGACCGGATGGAAGGGCTCGCCGCCTTCCGCGAGAAGCGGAAGCCCGTGTACAGGGGGGAGTGA
- the infA gene encoding translation initiation factor IF-1, which produces MAKDDLANLEGTVTEARGGGHFVVKLENGQTLAAKLGGGMRRFRIRVIVGDRVTIGVSPYDPSHGLILYRHKS; this is translated from the coding sequence ATGGCGAAGGATGATCTGGCGAATCTTGAAGGAACCGTGACCGAAGCCCGCGGCGGCGGTCATTTCGTCGTGAAACTCGAGAACGGTCAGACCCTGGCCGCGAAGCTCGGCGGGGGAATGCGGCGGTTCCGGATCCGCGTGATCGTGGGCGACCGGGTCACCATCGGGGTATCGCCGTACGACCCCTCGCACGGGCTAATCCTTTATCGCCATAAAAGTTGA
- a CDS encoding DUF1820 family protein, giving the protein MVKPKPVYRVLFQNQGSLYELHARKVGQGALFAFVEVEDILFGNRGGVLVDPSEERLKSEFAGVKRTYIPLQAVVRIDEVEKEGANKIVALSAAPGNVTPFPIPQGPAGSKPGRG; this is encoded by the coding sequence GTGGTGAAGCCGAAACCCGTCTACCGGGTGCTCTTCCAGAACCAGGGGAGCCTGTACGAACTCCACGCCCGAAAGGTGGGCCAGGGGGCGCTGTTCGCCTTCGTGGAGGTGGAGGACATCCTCTTCGGCAACCGGGGGGGCGTGCTGGTGGACCCTTCCGAGGAACGGCTCAAATCCGAATTCGCGGGCGTCAAGCGCACCTACATCCCGCTGCAGGCCGTGGTGCGGATCGACGAGGTCGAGAAAGAGGGGGCGAACAAGATCGTGGCGCTGTCCGCGGCGCCGGGAAACGTCACGCCGTTTCCGATCCCGCAGGGCCCCGCGGGGAGCAAGCCCGGCCGCGGCTGA
- a CDS encoding phosphotransacetylase — translation MAGLRARAAGRKKTIVLPEGEEPRVVAAARLAADSGVATPVLLGRSIRIAEAAVDAGVTLAGIRSEDPADSPSAGEFAAAYLELRGGKDVRSTEEARRVSSRPLEHAALMVRHGMADGTVGGAVHATSDVLRAAIRIIGLEEGVRLVSSCFFMVHPDPRWGEDGVLVYSDAGVNPNPDAEQLADIAILAARFWSRFLRQPPRVALLSFSTKGSGGDHPDVVKVRRAGEIARARAPELAIEDELQADAALIAAIGDRKAPGSSVAGRANVLVFPDLDSGNIAYKLTERLAGAQAIGPLLVGLAKPAHDLSRGCAPMDIVNAMAVAAIQAE, via the coding sequence CTGGCCGGGCTGCGCGCCCGGGCCGCGGGCAGGAAGAAGACCATCGTCCTTCCCGAGGGGGAGGAGCCCCGCGTGGTCGCCGCCGCCCGGCTGGCGGCCGATTCCGGGGTGGCGACCCCGGTCCTGCTCGGACGCTCCATTCGGATCGCGGAGGCGGCCGTCGATGCGGGGGTGACCCTGGCGGGGATCCGGTCGGAAGATCCGGCGGACTCCCCATCGGCCGGGGAGTTCGCGGCCGCGTATCTCGAATTGCGCGGCGGGAAGGACGTCCGGTCGACGGAGGAGGCGCGGCGGGTTTCGTCGAGGCCGCTCGAACATGCCGCCCTGATGGTGCGCCACGGGATGGCGGACGGAACCGTCGGAGGCGCGGTCCACGCCACGTCCGACGTTCTCCGCGCGGCGATCCGGATCATCGGCCTCGAGGAAGGCGTCCGCCTCGTCTCGAGCTGCTTCTTCATGGTCCACCCCGACCCTCGCTGGGGGGAGGACGGCGTACTGGTATACTCCGACGCCGGCGTAAATCCCAACCCCGACGCCGAACAGCTGGCCGACATCGCGATCCTCGCGGCCCGCTTCTGGAGCCGCTTCCTGCGCCAGCCGCCGAGAGTCGCGCTCCTCTCCTTCTCCACGAAGGGGAGCGGCGGGGACCACCCGGACGTGGTCAAGGTCCGGCGCGCGGGGGAGATCGCCAGGGCGCGGGCGCCGGAGTTGGCGATCGAGGACGAACTCCAGGCGGACGCCGCGCTGATCGCCGCGATCGGGGATCGGAAGGCCCCCGGCAGCAGCGTGGCCGGACGGGCCAACGTCCTGGTCTTCCCCGACCTGGACTCCGGGAACATCGCCTACAAGCTGACGGAGCGGCTGGCGGGCGCCCAGGCGATCGGGCCGCTGCTGGTGGGGCTGGCGAAGCCCGCCCACGACCTGTCCCGCGGGTGCGCGCCGATGGACATCGTAAACGCCATGGCAGTTGCGGCCATCCAGGCCGAATAA
- a CDS encoding type II toxin-antitoxin system HicB family antitoxin, whose amino-acid sequence MKTYTYTVLLGPKENGGYRAQCPALPGCRAYGDTRKEAIQNIKISISHKLDTLIADGSPIPRDGDRAHQSA is encoded by the coding sequence ATGAAAACGTACACGTACACCGTGCTGCTGGGGCCGAAGGAAAACGGGGGGTATCGCGCGCAGTGCCCCGCCCTGCCGGGTTGCCGCGCTTACGGGGACACCCGCAAGGAGGCGATCCAGAACATCAAGATCTCCATCAGCCACAAGCTGGACACGCTGATCGCGGACGGGAGCCCGATCCCGAGGGACGGCGACCGGGCCCACCAGTCGGCGTAG